Proteins from one Phocoena sinus isolate mPhoSin1 chromosome 8, mPhoSin1.pri, whole genome shotgun sequence genomic window:
- the LOC116758655 gene encoding cytochrome c oxidase subunit 7C, mitochondrial-like, giving the protein MLGQSIWRFTTSVVCRSHCEEGPGKNSPISVENKWRLLAMMTLYLGSGFAAPFYIVRHQLLKK; this is encoded by the coding sequence ATGCTGGGACAAAGCATCTGGAGGTTCACAACCTCTGTGGTCTGTAGGAGTCACTGTGAGGAGGGTCCAGGGAAGAATTCACCAATTTCAGTGGAAAACAAGTGGCGGTTACTAGCTATGATGACTTTGTACTTAGGGTCTGGATTTGCTGCACCTTTCTATATAGTAAGACACCAActgcttaaaaaataa